The sequence GCCCCCAACCAGTTCGTGCGCGACTGGGTACGCGATCACTTCATCGACCACATCGAGCAGGCTCTGCCCAGAAACGGCAACGGTGCCCCGCGTCTGATCCTGGAAGTCGGCACCCGCCAGGAAGCCGAGGCCGAGGCTGCCCCCGCCCGCCCCGACTTCGGCACCACCGGGGCCAAGCGCAAGAAACCGGCCACCAGCAATCTGAATCCTGCCTTCACCTTCGACACCTTCGTGGAAGGCAAATCCAACCAGTTCGCCAAGGCCGCCGCCATGCAGGTGGCCGAGAACGTGGGCCAGGCCTATAACCCCCTGTTCATTTACGGTGGCGTCGGCCTGGGCAAAACCCATCTGATGCACGCCATCGGCAATCTGATCGTGGCCCGCAACGCCAAGGCCAACGTGGTCTATCTGCACTCGGAACGCTTCGTTTCCGACATGGTCACCGCACTCCAGCACAACGCCATCAACGCCTTCAAGGAATACTACCGCAGCGTGGACGCCCTGCTGGTGGACGATATCCAGTTCTTCGCCGGCAAGGAACGCTCTCAGGAAGAATTCTTCCACACCTTCAACACCCTGCTGGAGAACAAGCACCAGGTGGTGCTGACCTGCGACCGCTACCCCAAGGAGATCGAGGGCTTGGAGGAGCGGCTCAAGTCCCGCTTCGGCTGGGGCCTGCCGGTGGCCATCGAGCCGCCGGACCTGGAAACCCGGGTGGCGATCCTGATGAAGAAAGCCCAGCAGTGGGGGGTCGAGCTGCCGGAGGAGGTCGCTTTCTTCATCGGCAAACGCATCCGTTCCAACGTCCGTGAGTTGGAAGGCGCCCTACGACGGGTCACCGCCCGCGCTCAGTTCACCGGCGAGCCGATCACCCTGGCCTTCGCCAAAGAGGCGTTGCGCGATCTGATTGCGGTCCAGGACAAACTCATCAACGTGGAAAACATTCAGAAGACGGTGGCGGAATACTACAAGATCCGGGTTTCGGATCTGCTCTCCAACAAGCGCACCCGCTCGATCACCCGCCCGCGACAGATTGCCATGGCCCTGGCCAAGGAACTGACCAACCACAGCCTGCCGGAGATCGGCGAATACTTCGGCGGCCGCGATCACACCACCGTGCTGCACGCCTGCCGTAAGGTGGAGGAATTGAAGGAAACCGACAGCAAGATCGCCGAGGACTACGCCACCCTGCTCCATCTGCTCACCAACTGAGGAAGCCATGCGTTTTTCCACCGTCCGCGAGCCCCTGCTCGAAGCCCTGCAGAAAGTCGCCGGCGTCATCGAGCGCCGCTCCACCCTGCCGATTCTGGCCAACGTCCTGCTGCGGGTCGAAGACGGCCGCCTGACCCTGGTGGGCACCGATCTGGAGGTCGAACTGATCACCGCCATCGCGGTGGAGGGCGAAGACGGCGAAACTACGGTCCCAGCCCGCAAGCTTCTCGACATCTGCCGCCTGCTGCCCACCGGCACCCCGGTCCAGTGCCGCCTCAGGGACGGCAGAAATCTGGAGGTGAAGGCCGGCCGCAGCCGTTTTGCGCTTGCCACCCTCGGCAGCGAGAACTTCCCCGAATTCCGCCTCCAGGGAGAGGAAACCCGTACCGAGATCAACAGCGAAACCCTGCAGCGGCTACTGGCCAAGACGACCTACGCCATGGCGCTGCAGGACGTGCGCTACTACCTCAACGGCCTACTGCTGGAGCTGGACGGGGATTCGGTGCGCGCCGTCGCTTCCGACGGCCACCGCTTGGCCTTCAGCGAAGCACGTCTGGAAACGCCCGTCGAAGGCGTGCGGCAGCCGATCCTGCCGCGCAAGGGGGTGCAGGAACTGGCACGACTGCTGGAGGGGGACGACACCATCGTCATTCGCCTGACGCCCAACGCCATCCGCCTCGAACTGCCGGAGGCGATCTTCTCCGCCAAGCTCATCGACGGCCGTTATCCCGACTACCGGCGGGTGTTCCCGAGCGAAGTCAGCCGTGTGCTCACCGCCGACCGACAAACCCTGAAGGAGGCCATCTCCCGGGTGTCGATCCTGTCCAACGAACAGTACCGCGGCATCCGCCTCGACGTCGAACCGGGTCGCCTGAGCCTGTCGGCCCACAACCCGGACCAGGAGGAGGCCGAGGAGGAACTGGAGGTGCACTACGAGGGCAAGCCTTTCAGCGTCGGTTTCAACGCCGCCTACCTGACCGATGCGGTGACCCATCTGGATGCCGATTCCATCCGCCTGTCCTTCGCCGAGCCCAACTTCAGCTGTCTGGCGGAAGACCCGGAAGACCCCAGCACCCGCTTCATCATCATGCCGATGCGGCTATAACGGATTCATAACGGAAGTTTCAGGATGGGCCGGCAGTGACGGTACCCCTGGACGCAAAAAAGCCCGCTTAGCGCGGGCTTTGAATTGGCGTCCCCAACGGGATTCGAACCCGTGTCGCAGCCTTGAAAGGGCTGTGTCCTAGGCCAGCTAGACGATGGGGACAAATTTTCAAGTCTTTTGTTGGTGGAGCCAGCCGGGATCGAACCGGCGACCTCTACAATGCCATTGTAGCGCTCTCCCAGCTGAGCTATGGCCCCTCACAAGAGATAATCATTATATGTCGGTTTTCTCCGCTTGTCTAGCCCTGTTGTGAACTTTTTTCCTCGATCCAGGCGATCGCCTGTTCGATCCGCGCCAGGGACTTCTCCCGCCCCAGAAGATGCAGGGTGACATCGATGGGCGGTGAAATCGCACAGCCTGCCAGGGCGACCCGCAGCGGCTGGGCGACCTTGCCCAGTTTCAGCCCCAGGGTCTCGGCGGTGTCCAGCACGACCTGATGTAACGGTTCGGGCGCCCATTCCGACAGGGCCTGGAAACGCTGGTACAGCGCTTTCAGCACCTCGATAGCTTCGGGCTTGAGGTGCTTCCTGGCCGCCTTTTCGTCATAGGTGTCGAAATCGCGGTAGAAGAAGGCGCTGGCCTCGGCCATTTCCTTGAGGGTCTTGCAGCGTTCGCGCTGGGCCAGCACCACGTCCACCGGATCGGGCCCGCCCTCGGCCGGGTCGATGCCCAGATGGCCCAGGTGCCAGCGCAGGTGATGGGCCACGTGCAGCGGGTCGGAATGCATGATGTAGTGGTGGTTGAGCCACAACAGCTTGGACGGGTTGAAGGTGGAGGCGGATTTGTTGACGTCCCGGATGTCGAACAGCTCGATCATCTCGTCGACGGAAAAGATCTCCTGGTCGCCGTGGGCCCATCCCAGCCGCACCAGATAGTTGAGCAGGGCTTCGGGCAGATAGCCCTGGTCACGGTATTCCAACACGCTCACCGCCCCGTGGCGCTTGGACAGGCGCGCGCCGTCCTCCCCCAGAATCATCGGCACGTGGGCGTAGCGGGGCGGCTCCGCCCCCAGGGCGCGCATGATGTTGATCTGGCGCGGGGTGTTGTTGAGATGGTCGTCGCCGCGGATCACGTGGGTGATGCCCATGTCGAGATCGTCCACCACCACGGTGAGATTGTAGGTGGGGGTACCGTCGGAACGGGCGATGATGAGATCGTCGAGCTCGGCGTTCCGGAACACCACCCGGCCGCGGACCAGGTCGTCGATGACCACTTCTCCCTCCCTGGGGGTCTTGAAGCGGATCACCGGCTGCACCCCCTCGCGCGGTTCGGTGCGTTCACGGCAGCGGCCGTCGTAGCGCGGCTTTTCCTTGCGCGCCATCTGCTCGGCCCGCATCGCCTCCAGCTCCTCCTTGGTGCAGTAGCAGTAGTAGGCGTGGCCCGATTCGAGCAACTGCCGGATCACCTCGCGATAACGGTCGAAACGCTCGGTCTGATAATAGGGGCCCTCGTCGTAGTCCAGCCCCAGCCAGGCCATCCCCTCGAGAATGACGTTGACCGATTCGCGCGTGGAACGCTCGCGGTCGGTGTCCTCGATGCGGAGAATGAAATCGCCGCCGTGCTTGCGCGCATACAGCCAGTTGAACAGCGCCGTCCGCGCCCCGCCGATGTGCAGGTAACCGGTAGGGCTGGGGGCAAAACGGGTGCGTACGCTCATCTGTTTCCCGCGCTTTCCTCCCCCGCCTGAAGGCAGGGGAGGAAAGCGCGGCCTCCGTACAAGTTGTTACACACGAAATAGGTGCCAGGCTTTCCACCCGGCCGGGCCTTGCGGCTCTGCCCTTACGGGCCTGGTAACGCACCCCTTTCAGGGTGTCTCCCTTCGGGAATGTCGCAGGCCAGCCCGCTGTCCCGGTCCGTTTCGCAGGTACCCGGCCCTTGTCTGCAACCGGGACTTCCAGAGCCTGGGACTGAGGAAGCATCCCAGGGTGGGTCTTTTGGCCTTACCTGCAACGTAGCCGGTTGGTTACGGCTTTCCCTGGTCAACCCCGGGCTTGCAGGTTCCCCCACAAGCCCCTCCCTTCAGGGAGGGGTGGTTGACCGGGTTCTCGTCCTTGGATTGAAAAGTCGGATATTTTACCAGACTTCACCTCCGCTGCAGGGCGGCGACGATCCGCGCCAGGGGCACCAGGACGATATCGGCCCGGAACAAAGGGGTATCGTCGATCAGGCCGCGGCACTGGAAATGCTGCCCGGCATCGTCCTCCCGTTCGGGCCGGACCAGGATGTGCAGGCGCGCGTTGCTGCGGAGGGTTTCGGCCACCTGCAGATCGATCTGGATCTCATGACGGGCATAGACCATCGGTTCGGCTTCGAAATCGTGGCCCCGGCACCGGGCCCGTTCCAGCAGGGCGCAAGAAACGTAGCTGACCGGAAACATGTAAGGAAAGCGGACCCGGTCTTCCAGTTCGTC comes from Methylomarinovum tepidoasis and encodes:
- the dnaA gene encoding chromosomal replication initiator protein DnaA, translating into MSDLWNQCIQKLEHEIPPQDFNTWIRPLQAVENGGELHLLAPNQFVRDWVRDHFIDHIEQALPRNGNGAPRLILEVGTRQEAEAEAAPARPDFGTTGAKRKKPATSNLNPAFTFDTFVEGKSNQFAKAAAMQVAENVGQAYNPLFIYGGVGLGKTHLMHAIGNLIVARNAKANVVYLHSERFVSDMVTALQHNAINAFKEYYRSVDALLVDDIQFFAGKERSQEEFFHTFNTLLENKHQVVLTCDRYPKEIEGLEERLKSRFGWGLPVAIEPPDLETRVAILMKKAQQWGVELPEEVAFFIGKRIRSNVRELEGALRRVTARAQFTGEPITLAFAKEALRDLIAVQDKLINVENIQKTVAEYYKIRVSDLLSNKRTRSITRPRQIAMALAKELTNHSLPEIGEYFGGRDHTTVLHACRKVEELKETDSKIAEDYATLLHLLTN
- the dnaN gene encoding DNA polymerase III subunit beta translates to MRFSTVREPLLEALQKVAGVIERRSTLPILANVLLRVEDGRLTLVGTDLEVELITAIAVEGEDGETTVPARKLLDICRLLPTGTPVQCRLRDGRNLEVKAGRSRFALATLGSENFPEFRLQGEETRTEINSETLQRLLAKTTYAMALQDVRYYLNGLLLELDGDSVRAVASDGHRLAFSEARLETPVEGVRQPILPRKGVQELARLLEGDDTIVIRLTPNAIRLELPEAIFSAKLIDGRYPDYRRVFPSEVSRVLTADRQTLKEAISRVSILSNEQYRGIRLDVEPGRLSLSAHNPDQEEAEEELEVHYEGKPFSVGFNAAYLTDAVTHLDADSIRLSFAEPNFSCLAEDPEDPSTRFIIMPMRL
- the gltX gene encoding glutamate--tRNA ligase; the protein is MSVRTRFAPSPTGYLHIGGARTALFNWLYARKHGGDFILRIEDTDRERSTRESVNVILEGMAWLGLDYDEGPYYQTERFDRYREVIRQLLESGHAYYCYCTKEELEAMRAEQMARKEKPRYDGRCRERTEPREGVQPVIRFKTPREGEVVIDDLVRGRVVFRNAELDDLIIARSDGTPTYNLTVVVDDLDMGITHVIRGDDHLNNTPRQINIMRALGAEPPRYAHVPMILGEDGARLSKRHGAVSVLEYRDQGYLPEALLNYLVRLGWAHGDQEIFSVDEMIELFDIRDVNKSASTFNPSKLLWLNHHYIMHSDPLHVAHHLRWHLGHLGIDPAEGGPDPVDVVLAQRERCKTLKEMAEASAFFYRDFDTYDEKAARKHLKPEAIEVLKALYQRFQALSEWAPEPLHQVVLDTAETLGLKLGKVAQPLRVALAGCAISPPIDVTLHLLGREKSLARIEQAIAWIEEKSSQQG